A window of the Geothermobacter hydrogeniphilus genome harbors these coding sequences:
- the serA gene encoding phosphoglycerate dehydrogenase, with translation MKVLISDTFSQEGLQVFESAEGITLDYQPGISSDDLRVAIRDAEALVVRGGTRVSAELLESAACLKVIGRAGIGIENMDLAAANRKGVVVMNTPFGSTTTTAEHTLAMLFSLARNIPRAHISTSAGNWDKEQFLGIELAGKTLGVIGAGKIGRLVVERARALKMNVVVHDPYLPQEMVRQLGARQLNLDQLLAEADFITLHVPLNQETENLLGEKQLQRCKPGCRIINCATGGLIDEQALAKAIAAGQIGGAALDVFSQEPPAADNPLLRLPEVICTPHLRAATVDAQINVTVQVARQIVAFLQHGEVINALNVPSVSAELLAEIRPYVQLGEKLGALLTQLSNGAVRKLNIEYAGDITAHPMAPLTMAVLNGLLQPVVGSMVNYVNAPFIAKERGIDIVEAKSSQSEGYATLMRVTIEDENGSRSVCGGLFGDRARIVKIDHYDLETSPEGPILILYNHDQPGVVGYIGQLLGEAEINIARMNLARGSDEALTVLNIDTPIPDDVLERIRAHQAIRSAIQVIL, from the coding sequence ATGAAAGTCCTTATTTCAGACACATTCTCCCAAGAGGGGCTGCAGGTCTTCGAATCCGCCGAAGGCATCACCCTCGATTATCAACCGGGCATCTCCAGCGACGACCTGCGGGTCGCAATCCGTGATGCCGAAGCACTGGTGGTGCGTGGCGGCACAAGGGTCAGCGCCGAACTGCTGGAGAGCGCCGCATGCCTGAAGGTCATCGGCCGGGCCGGAATCGGGATTGAAAACATGGACCTTGCGGCCGCCAACCGCAAGGGAGTGGTGGTCATGAACACCCCGTTCGGCAGCACCACAACCACCGCCGAGCACACCCTGGCGATGCTCTTCTCCCTCGCCCGAAACATCCCCCGGGCGCATATCTCCACCAGCGCCGGCAACTGGGATAAGGAACAGTTTCTCGGCATTGAACTGGCGGGAAAAACTCTCGGCGTGATCGGTGCCGGAAAAATCGGCCGACTGGTGGTTGAACGTGCCCGCGCCCTGAAGATGAACGTGGTGGTCCACGACCCCTATCTGCCGCAGGAGATGGTCCGGCAGCTCGGCGCCCGTCAGCTCAACCTGGACCAGCTGCTGGCGGAGGCCGACTTCATAACCCTGCACGTCCCCCTCAACCAGGAGACCGAGAACCTGCTGGGAGAAAAACAGCTGCAGCGCTGCAAACCGGGCTGCCGCATCATCAACTGTGCCACCGGCGGCCTGATCGACGAGCAGGCCCTGGCGAAAGCCATTGCCGCCGGACAGATCGGCGGCGCCGCGCTGGATGTTTTCAGCCAGGAACCTCCGGCCGCGGACAATCCCCTGCTGCGGCTGCCGGAAGTAATCTGCACTCCGCATCTCCGGGCCGCCACGGTCGACGCCCAGATCAATGTCACCGTCCAGGTGGCCCGACAGATCGTCGCCTTCCTGCAGCACGGCGAAGTGATCAATGCCCTCAATGTCCCCTCGGTCAGCGCCGAACTGCTCGCCGAGATCCGCCCCTACGTGCAGCTCGGAGAAAAGCTCGGTGCCCTGCTGACCCAGCTCAGCAACGGCGCGGTACGCAAACTCAACATCGAGTATGCCGGTGACATCACCGCCCACCCGATGGCGCCGCTGACCATGGCGGTCCTCAACGGGCTGCTGCAGCCGGTGGTCGGCTCGATGGTCAACTATGTCAACGCGCCCTTCATCGCCAAAGAGCGGGGGATCGACATCGTCGAGGCGAAAAGCTCGCAAAGTGAAGGCTACGCCACCCTGATGCGGGTCACCATCGAGGACGAGAACGGCAGCCGCAGTGTCTGCGGCGGGCTGTTCGGCGACCGCGCGCGAATCGTCAAGATTGATCACTACGACCTGGAAACCTCGCCGGAAGGTCCGATCCTGATCCTCTACAACCATGACCAGCCGGGCGTGGTCGGCTACATCGGCCAGCTGCTCGGCGAAGCAGAGATCAACATCGCCCGGATGAACCTGGCCCGGGGCAGTGACGAAGCCCTCACGGTCCTCAATATCGACACCCCGATCCCGGATGATGTCCTGGAACGGATCAGGGCCCATCAGGCCATCCGTTCGGCCATCCAGGTTATTCTCTAA
- a CDS encoding cold-shock protein, with protein MTMQGTVKWFNNTKGFGFIEQEGGPDIFVHFSAIQMDGYRTLNEGDIVSFEMIDGPKGLQAQNVTIS; from the coding sequence ATGACGATGCAAGGCACGGTCAAGTGGTTCAACAACACCAAGGGATTCGGCTTCATTGAACAGGAGGGAGGCCCGGACATTTTCGTCCACTTTTCCGCTATCCAGATGGATGGCTACCGAACACTCAACGAAGGGGATATCGTCTCCTTCGAAATGATCGACGGACCCAAGGGCCTGCAGGCCCAGAATGTCACCATCAGCTGA
- a CDS encoding leucyl aminopeptidase, with product MKLQVKKAAPLKQKTPCLILGVQEGRMTTPLLKELDSALGGILQRARREGEFRGRCGETMLLHSGAMIGPTRVLLIGLGKTAEISGETLRQGAGRAVRQLRERRLGQFCLDLASFSTARTADLAVQATAEGLLLAGYSFDHYLSDDERKAAPVDEGLLLVDTRAQRDQAAAGVADAAAICAGACFARTLVNQPGNIKSPAFLAEQAQSMAAEAGLKCTVLERRQLEKEGCGALLGVAQGSCRDPRLIILEYNGGDPAQQPITLVGKGVVFDAGGISLKPADKMDEMKMDMAGGAAVLGTVKAAAALRLPVNLVGIVPAVENLPSGTAYRPGDILTSLSGKTIEVLNTDAEGRLILADALSYAARFKPRVVIDLATLTGACIIALGHHASAVLGNHDGLIKQLLAAGRRSGERLWQLPLWDDYDHQIKSEVADVKNVGGRPAGTITAAAFLQTFARDYTWAHLDIAGTAWQEKERDYLSPGGTGVGVRLLIEYLRRQASGEKK from the coding sequence ATGAAACTGCAGGTCAAGAAAGCCGCCCCCCTGAAACAGAAAACCCCCTGCCTGATCCTGGGGGTCCAGGAAGGCAGGATGACCACCCCCCTCCTGAAAGAACTCGACAGCGCCCTCGGCGGAATTCTGCAACGCGCCCGCCGCGAAGGCGAGTTCCGGGGGCGTTGCGGCGAAACCATGCTGCTGCACAGCGGCGCGATGATCGGACCGACCCGAGTTCTGCTGATCGGCCTCGGCAAAACAGCCGAGATCAGCGGCGAGACTCTGCGGCAGGGCGCCGGCCGGGCCGTAAGACAACTGCGCGAACGCCGACTCGGCCAGTTCTGCCTGGATCTGGCAAGCTTCTCCACCGCCCGGACTGCGGACCTGGCGGTGCAGGCAACCGCCGAGGGGCTGCTGCTGGCCGGCTACAGCTTTGACCACTACCTGAGCGACGATGAACGGAAAGCGGCCCCTGTCGACGAAGGACTGTTGCTGGTCGATACGCGGGCCCAACGCGATCAGGCCGCAGCCGGGGTGGCGGACGCCGCCGCGATCTGCGCCGGTGCCTGCTTCGCCCGTACCCTGGTCAACCAGCCCGGCAACATCAAGTCACCCGCCTTCCTGGCTGAGCAGGCGCAGTCAATGGCCGCAGAGGCGGGACTGAAATGCACCGTACTGGAACGCCGACAGCTTGAAAAAGAGGGTTGCGGAGCCCTGCTCGGCGTTGCCCAGGGCAGTTGCCGTGATCCGCGTCTGATTATTCTTGAATACAATGGCGGCGACCCGGCCCAGCAACCGATCACCCTGGTCGGCAAAGGGGTGGTTTTCGATGCCGGCGGCATCTCCCTGAAACCGGCCGATAAAATGGATGAAATGAAGATGGACATGGCCGGCGGCGCGGCGGTACTCGGGACCGTCAAGGCGGCCGCCGCCCTGCGGTTGCCGGTCAACCTGGTCGGCATTGTCCCGGCGGTGGAAAACCTTCCCTCCGGCACGGCTTACCGCCCCGGCGACATCCTCACCTCGCTCAGCGGCAAGACCATTGAAGTCCTCAACACCGATGCCGAAGGGCGGCTGATCCTGGCCGATGCCCTCAGTTACGCCGCCCGTTTCAAGCCACGGGTGGTTATCGACCTGGCGACCCTGACCGGCGCCTGCATCATCGCTCTCGGCCACCATGCCAGCGCCGTGCTCGGCAACCATGACGGCCTGATTAAACAGCTGCTGGCCGCCGGCCGACGCAGCGGCGAACGCCTCTGGCAACTGCCGCTGTGGGATGACTACGACCACCAGATCAAGAGCGAGGTGGCAGATGTCAAGAATGTCGGCGGCCGACCGGCCGGAACCATCACCGCCGCAGCCTTTCTGCAAACCTTCGCCCGCGACTATACCTGGGCGCACCTCGATATTGCCGGTACGGCCTGGCAGGAAAAGGAACGCGATTACCTCAGTCCCGGAGGGACCGGGGTCGGGGTTCGCCTGCTGATCGAATACCTGCGCCGACAGGCGTCCGGAGAAAAGAAATAA
- a CDS encoding MSCRAMM family protein — translation MSKSGWWLLPVAAVFFLAGCASSRPAASVDKTTVAAQEEQAVDGVSGYEQQDGRTGLVGRVFLKDGGQPLAGAYVNIYPDTTSNLLGPSQFISSPTDEDGYYRIDVPAGTYYIVARKRTTGEPSGPLAPGDYYSEHRRIRAEVKSGRLARVDLEVVPMKAPMFFKKNLADRRTDTGIRGRLVDASGKPVPGSFAIAYVDDNLKRLPDYASTLSDGQGRFTIYLPKGGTYYLAGRVHAWDMPHPGELYGKLGGDQPKPLAVKKGSFVEDVTLVLTPFTGTYKPGKSRRPY, via the coding sequence ATGAGCAAAAGTGGATGGTGGTTGTTGCCGGTGGCAGCGGTGTTTTTCCTGGCGGGGTGCGCGTCATCCCGGCCCGCCGCGAGTGTCGATAAAACAACCGTTGCGGCGCAGGAGGAACAGGCGGTCGATGGTGTCTCCGGCTATGAGCAGCAGGATGGTCGAACCGGACTGGTCGGCCGGGTGTTTCTCAAGGATGGCGGTCAGCCGCTGGCCGGCGCCTATGTCAATATCTACCCCGATACCACCTCCAACCTGCTCGGTCCATCGCAGTTCATTTCCAGCCCGACCGATGAGGACGGATATTACCGGATTGATGTTCCGGCCGGGACCTACTATATCGTGGCGCGCAAACGGACCACGGGAGAACCGAGCGGACCGCTGGCACCGGGTGACTATTATTCCGAGCACCGACGCATCAGGGCCGAGGTCAAGTCGGGTCGCCTGGCGCGGGTCGATCTGGAAGTGGTGCCGATGAAGGCGCCGATGTTCTTCAAGAAAAACCTGGCTGATCGCCGGACCGACACCGGTATTCGCGGTCGCCTGGTTGATGCTTCCGGCAAACCGGTACCCGGCAGTTTCGCCATCGCCTATGTCGACGACAATCTGAAGCGCCTGCCGGACTATGCGTCGACCCTTTCCGACGGCCAGGGGCGGTTCACCATCTACCTGCCCAAGGGCGGAACCTACTACCTGGCGGGGCGGGTTCATGCCTGGGATATGCCGCATCCCGGGGAATTGTACGGTAAGCTCGGGGGTGACCAGCCGAAGCCGCTGGCGGTGAAGAAAGGGTCCTTTGTCGAAGATGTGACGCTGGTGCTGACGCCGTTTACGGGGACGTACAAACCCGGCAAAAGCCGCCGTCCTTATTAG
- a CDS encoding tetratricopeptide repeat protein encodes MSRERFNVLVERGKQAIAEGDTLLALVLFEDAARLSATPLVKSHLAYCLAREKKQYQKAIAMCLAAQQSDPGKSLHYLNLGKVYLEAGQKGRAIRAFRQGLKMERNQEIIDQLKRLGQRKPPPVAALPREHFLNRKLGVLLSRVGMR; translated from the coding sequence ATGAGCAGAGAACGATTCAACGTCCTGGTCGAGCGAGGAAAACAGGCGATCGCTGAAGGCGACACCCTGCTGGCGCTGGTCCTGTTCGAGGATGCCGCCAGGCTGTCCGCCACCCCGCTGGTCAAATCGCATCTGGCCTACTGCCTGGCGCGGGAAAAAAAGCAATACCAGAAGGCCATCGCCATGTGCCTCGCTGCCCAACAGAGCGACCCGGGAAAAAGCCTGCATTATCTCAACCTGGGAAAAGTCTACCTCGAAGCCGGCCAGAAGGGACGCGCCATCCGTGCCTTTCGGCAGGGGCTGAAGATGGAGCGCAACCAGGAAATCATCGACCAGCTGAAGCGACTCGGACAGCGCAAGCCGCCGCCGGTCGCCGCTCTGCCGCGGGAACATTTTCTCAACCGCAAGCTCGGCGTGTTGCTGAGCAGGGTCGGCATGCGCTGA
- a CDS encoding hydroxyacylglutathione hydrolase family protein, whose product MTNFEILQLPVGRSDNFTYLVWCPETREAMVVDPGFAPELLLEAAAERGLDIRILANTHGHRDHIAGNNAIHSATGAVLTAHPSDIPHAQQPLGNGSLILLGNGRIESLHTPGHTPGSVIFRVGDAIITGDTLFVSRCGRADLPGGDVKRLYHSLQRIKQLPPETLVYPGHDYGPTPTSTIAWELENNAFLNCPDLDSFIALRMG is encoded by the coding sequence ATGACAAACTTTGAAATCCTGCAGCTGCCGGTCGGCCGGTCGGACAACTTCACCTACCTCGTCTGGTGTCCGGAGACCCGTGAAGCCATGGTTGTCGACCCCGGTTTCGCACCGGAACTGCTGCTCGAAGCCGCCGCCGAACGCGGGCTGGACATCCGCATCCTGGCCAACACGCATGGCCATCGCGATCACATCGCCGGCAACAACGCCATCCATTCCGCCACCGGCGCGGTGCTCACCGCCCATCCCAGCGACATTCCCCACGCCCAGCAGCCGCTCGGCAACGGCAGCCTGATCCTCCTCGGCAACGGCCGGATTGAATCCCTGCATACCCCGGGTCATACCCCCGGCTCGGTCATTTTCAGAGTCGGCGACGCGATCATTACCGGCGACACCCTGTTCGTCAGCCGTTGCGGCCGTGCCGATCTGCCGGGCGGAGATGTGAAACGTCTCTACCACAGTCTGCAGCGGATCAAACAACTGCCCCCCGAAACCCTGGTCTATCCCGGACACGATTATGGACCGACCCCGACCTCGACCATCGCCTGGGAACTGGAAAACAACGCCTTTCTCAACTGCCCCGACCTGGACAGTTTCATCGCATTGCGCATGGGCTGA
- the dapF gene encoding diaminopimelate epimerase gives MKFTKMHGAGNDYVYVNGFVEQPEDPEGLARRVSDRHFGIGSDGLILILPSERADLRMRIFNADGSEAQMCGNGVRCVAKYAWDHGLVRRQELTVETGAGILTLQLFPGADERIERVRVNMGTPRLTRAELPMTGAADHRAVDVELAVNGEVFRATCVSMGNPHCVIYVDDVERFPVADVGPLIEHHAWFPERINVHFVQVLSATEVRQRTWERGAGETLACGTGAAAVCVAGVLTGRGDRSLLVHLPGGELRLEWAADGDVYMTGPATEVFSGEWRG, from the coding sequence ATGAAGTTTACCAAGATGCATGGAGCCGGCAACGATTATGTCTACGTCAACGGTTTCGTGGAACAGCCGGAAGATCCGGAAGGGCTGGCGCGGCGGGTCAGTGACCGTCACTTCGGCATCGGTTCCGACGGCCTGATTCTGATCCTGCCGTCGGAACGGGCCGATCTGCGGATGCGGATTTTCAATGCCGACGGCAGTGAAGCGCAGATGTGCGGCAACGGCGTCCGTTGCGTGGCCAAGTACGCCTGGGATCATGGCCTGGTCCGTCGTCAGGAACTGACCGTGGAGACCGGAGCCGGCATTTTGACCCTGCAGCTCTTTCCCGGGGCCGATGAGAGAATCGAGCGGGTGCGGGTCAATATGGGGACACCGCGCCTGACCCGGGCTGAACTGCCGATGACCGGAGCGGCCGACCACCGGGCGGTGGACGTGGAACTGGCGGTGAATGGTGAGGTTTTCCGGGCGACCTGCGTGTCGATGGGCAACCCTCACTGCGTCATCTATGTTGATGATGTCGAGCGCTTTCCGGTGGCGGACGTCGGTCCGTTGATCGAGCATCATGCCTGGTTTCCCGAGCGGATCAATGTTCATTTCGTACAGGTGCTTTCCGCCACCGAAGTCCGGCAGCGGACCTGGGAGCGGGGTGCCGGGGAGACCCTTGCCTGCGGGACCGGGGCCGCGGCGGTCTGCGTGGCCGGGGTGCTGACTGGTCGCGGCGACCGCTCGCTGCTGGTCCATCTGCCCGGTGGTGAGCTGCGGCTGGAATGGGCCGCGGACGGCGATGTCTACATGACCGGACCGGCGACCGAGGTCTTCAGCGGGGAGTGGCGGGGATGA
- a CDS encoding HIT family protein: MNDCPMCRRWRQEPDLRIVEFEHCYVTLNRDQFFRGYTLVFSKDHVTELFHLDAVTRGAVLEEVNRVAEALARIFNPTKMNYELLGNMVPHMHWHLVPRFVDDPLWPRPIWSEPHDEQPLASEACRERIRLIREALED; encoded by the coding sequence ATGAACGACTGTCCGATGTGCCGGCGCTGGCGGCAGGAGCCCGACCTGCGTATTGTCGAATTCGAGCATTGTTATGTGACCCTCAATCGGGACCAGTTTTTTCGGGGCTACACCCTGGTGTTCAGCAAAGACCATGTCACGGAGCTGTTTCATCTCGATGCCGTGACCCGGGGGGCGGTGCTGGAGGAGGTCAATCGCGTGGCAGAGGCCCTGGCCAGGATTTTCAACCCGACCAAGATGAACTACGAACTGCTTGGCAATATGGTGCCGCACATGCACTGGCACCTGGTGCCGCGCTTTGTCGATGACCCGCTCTGGCCGCGTCCGATCTGGAGCGAGCCCCATGATGAACAACCGCTTGCATCGGAGGCCTGCCGCGAGCGGATCAGGCTGATCCGCGAAGCGTTGGAGGACTGA
- a CDS encoding pyrimidine 5'-nucleotidase, which translates to MDAVLFDLDNTLYSPERDLFSLIDVRINRYMKEVVCIAPGEVDGLRRRYWQDYGATLQGLVRHWQVDPEDYLDYVHDVDVAGRLSPDPGLRNAIEQLPMDCYVFTNGSCGHAERVVDALGLQGVFAGIFDIRIANYQPKPNPDPYRGVLQRLGTDAGRCVMIEDSLDNLQTAKQLGMITVLVGSGPAAGHVDHHVADARSAAEAVGTLVSPSC; encoded by the coding sequence GTGGATGCCGTTCTGTTCGACCTCGACAATACTCTCTATTCACCGGAGCGTGACCTCTTTTCCCTGATTGACGTGCGCATCAACCGTTACATGAAAGAGGTGGTCTGTATTGCCCCGGGCGAGGTCGACGGCCTGCGGCGGCGCTACTGGCAGGACTACGGCGCCACCCTGCAGGGGCTGGTGCGCCATTGGCAGGTCGATCCGGAGGATTATCTCGATTATGTGCATGACGTCGATGTCGCCGGTCGGCTTTCGCCCGACCCCGGGCTGCGTAATGCCATCGAACAGCTGCCGATGGACTGCTATGTTTTTACCAACGGCTCCTGCGGTCATGCCGAACGGGTGGTCGATGCTCTCGGCCTGCAGGGGGTTTTTGCCGGCATCTTCGATATCCGCATCGCCAACTACCAGCCGAAGCCGAACCCTGATCCCTACCGGGGTGTGCTGCAACGACTGGGAACCGACGCCGGTCGCTGTGTGATGATCGAGGATTCTCTTGACAACCTGCAGACCGCCAAGCAACTTGGCATGATCACCGTGCTGGTCGGGAGCGGACCGGCTGCAGGCCATGTCGATCATCATGTCGCCGATGCCCGGAGTGCCGCTGAAGCGGTCGGCACCCTGGTTTCTCCCTCCTGCTGA
- a CDS encoding deoxyribonuclease IV, with protein sequence MRHPLGVHASIAGGIEKAILRGERIGCTALQIFTGNASRWVVKPLSPIGVEAFHAARLNSSISRVFAHDSYLINLAAPDDGKWEKSKAAFIDELRRCRQLGLDGLVMHPGAHLESGEEVGLQRVAAAFHEIFAAVPDAPQVLLETTAGMGSHLGWRFEQLARIIERVPEHDFGICFDTCHVFAAGYDISGEAGYEAVMAEFDRLVGCGRIRLFHINDSKRDCGSRVDRHQHVGRGCIGETGFACLMRDARFADVPKILETPPGEEHADDLRNLELLRRLAGEG encoded by the coding sequence ATCCGGCATCCCCTCGGTGTTCATGCCTCGATTGCCGGCGGAATTGAAAAAGCGATCCTGCGTGGCGAGCGGATCGGTTGTACCGCGCTGCAGATTTTCACCGGCAACGCCAGCCGTTGGGTCGTGAAACCCCTTTCACCGATTGGTGTTGAGGCGTTTCACGCCGCCCGGCTGAACAGTTCTATCAGCAGGGTGTTCGCCCACGACAGTTACCTGATCAATCTTGCCGCACCCGACGACGGGAAGTGGGAAAAATCGAAAGCCGCCTTCATCGATGAACTGCGACGCTGCCGGCAGCTCGGACTCGACGGGCTGGTGATGCATCCCGGCGCCCATCTTGAGAGCGGAGAAGAGGTCGGGTTGCAACGTGTCGCCGCCGCCTTCCACGAGATTTTTGCCGCCGTCCCGGATGCGCCGCAGGTGCTGCTTGAGACCACCGCCGGCATGGGCAGTCATCTCGGTTGGCGCTTCGAACAGCTGGCGCGTATTATCGAGCGGGTTCCCGAACATGATTTCGGTATCTGCTTCGATACCTGCCACGTCTTCGCCGCCGGTTACGATATCTCCGGTGAAGCCGGTTACGAGGCGGTCATGGCCGAGTTCGACCGTCTTGTCGGTTGCGGGCGCATCCGCCTGTTCCACATCAACGACAGCAAAAGGGACTGTGGTTCGCGGGTCGATCGCCACCAGCATGTCGGGCGGGGCTGTATCGGTGAGACCGGCTTCGCCTGTCTGATGCGGGATGCGCGCTTTGCAGATGTTCCCAAGATCCTGGAAACACCGCCGGGGGAGGAGCACGCCGATGACCTGCGCAACCTGGAGCTGTTGCGACGACTCGCGGGGGAGGGTTGA
- the dtd gene encoding D-aminoacyl-tRNA deacylase yields MRAVLQRVSEARVRVDNEIVGEIGPGLLVLLGVGRGDDERDVAYLADKTAGLRIFEDDGGKMNLSVSDIGGAVLAVSQFTLFGDCRKGRRPGFSAAAPPDEANRLYQLFVDRLRQLGLPVATGIFQADMKVELVNDGPVTMLLDSNREF; encoded by the coding sequence ATGCGTGCAGTGTTGCAGCGGGTCAGTGAGGCCCGCGTCAGGGTGGACAACGAAATCGTCGGGGAGATCGGGCCGGGGTTGCTGGTACTGCTCGGAGTTGGTCGGGGTGATGATGAGCGGGATGTTGCCTACCTGGCGGACAAGACGGCCGGTCTGCGTATTTTTGAAGACGACGGCGGCAAGATGAATCTTTCGGTCAGCGATATCGGTGGTGCCGTGCTGGCGGTTTCGCAATTCACTCTGTTCGGGGACTGCCGCAAGGGACGGCGGCCGGGATTTTCGGCGGCGGCTCCTCCAGACGAGGCGAACCGTCTTTACCAGTTGTTCGTTGACCGGTTGCGGCAGCTGGGGCTGCCGGTTGCCACAGGTATTTTTCAGGCCGATATGAAAGTCGAGCTGGTCAACGACGGGCCGGTGACCATGCTGCTTGACAGCAACAGGGAGTTCTGA
- the yjgA gene encoding ribosome biogenesis factor YjgA, whose protein sequence is MDGDVQEGRGRSARKRAAQQVEKLAQQLVDLPEKQLPDLPLPAELATELEQVRRTRGHSSRRRAVKHLAGMLRRDEELIGRIEDHLAGMSEAHWRQQARFHRLEELRDRLCDPQTVDTVIQELSGCLSGPEIKELRRLSRVAGNGDRGAARKVFRLLRDLEGELCRD, encoded by the coding sequence ATGGACGGAGATGTTCAGGAAGGGCGTGGCCGCAGCGCCAGGAAACGAGCCGCGCAGCAGGTGGAAAAACTGGCACAGCAACTGGTTGACCTGCCGGAGAAGCAGCTGCCGGATTTGCCTTTGCCGGCTGAGCTGGCAACGGAGCTGGAGCAGGTGCGCCGCACCCGTGGTCATTCTTCACGGCGCCGGGCGGTCAAGCACCTGGCCGGGATGCTGCGTCGTGACGAGGAACTGATCGGTCGGATTGAAGACCATCTGGCAGGTATGAGCGAAGCCCATTGGCGGCAGCAGGCCCGTTTTCACCGGCTGGAAGAACTGCGTGACCGCCTCTGCGATCCGCAGACGGTCGATACTGTGATCCAGGAGTTGTCCGGGTGTCTGTCCGGGCCCGAAATCAAGGAACTGAGACGGCTTTCCCGGGTTGCCGGCAATGGTGACCGTGGTGCGGCGCGGAAGGTCTTTCGGCTGTTGCGTGACCTTGAGGGAGAACTCTGCCGTGATTGA
- a CDS encoding DUF4124 domain-containing protein, whose amino-acid sequence MLRLIIILVVSLTVAAPVCAVELYPCRDQEGRLFVTDDPGHLPEGCTLLGAPPGKGSFSIVTSPDDSPPARGVMTAPSRTGQLERARTRIWQHRAETLLADYRRIVGEMSRIRRSRDRRVARQRLELVKEKKELLLAEVQRSNRLILRQELAELLAVIPD is encoded by the coding sequence ATGCTGCGTCTGATAATCATACTTGTCGTGAGCCTGACGGTTGCCGCCCCGGTTTGTGCCGTGGAGCTTTATCCCTGTCGAGATCAGGAGGGGCGCCTGTTCGTGACCGACGACCCGGGTCACCTGCCGGAAGGCTGTACCCTGCTCGGGGCACCTCCGGGCAAGGGGAGCTTCAGTATCGTGACCTCTCCTGACGACAGTCCTCCCGCCCGCGGCGTCATGACGGCTCCGTCCCGTACCGGTCAGCTGGAACGGGCCCGGACGCGGATATGGCAACATCGTGCTGAAACCCTGCTGGCTGATTATCGTCGGATTGTTGGTGAGATGTCCCGCATCCGCCGCAGTCGTGACCGGCGCGTGGCGCGCCAGCGGTTGGAACTGGTCAAAGAGAAAAAGGAACTGCTGCTGGCCGAGGTGCAGCGATCGAACCGTCTTATTCTGCGCCAGGAACTGGCTGAACTGCTGGCCGTGATCCCCGATTGA
- the trxA gene encoding thioredoxin TrxA, translating into MASDKVVELTDDSFDSDVLQSPTPVLVDFWASWCAPCKAIAPVVDSLADEFDGQVKIGKLNVDDNPATPGQYGVRGIPTLILFKDGKVVDQVVGAVPKNQLEGLIKKAL; encoded by the coding sequence ATGGCAAGCGATAAAGTTGTAGAGTTGACCGACGACAGTTTCGACAGTGATGTTCTGCAGTCCCCCACTCCGGTCCTGGTGGATTTCTGGGCATCCTGGTGCGCCCCCTGCAAGGCTATTGCCCCGGTGGTCGACAGCCTGGCGGATGAATTTGACGGCCAGGTCAAGATCGGCAAGCTCAATGTTGATGACAATCCAGCCACTCCGGGCCAGTACGGTGTGCGCGGCATCCCGACCCTGATCCTGTTCAAGGACGGCAAGGTCGTTGACCAGGTGGTCGGCGCGGTACCGAAAAACCAGCTCGAAGGCCTGATCAAAAAAGCTCTCTGA
- a CDS encoding SIS domain-containing protein, whose translation MSQARIMTAVAQHVERVTKSFELQSEELAGLVEQVVNGFYQEQKLLLAASGVLGDVANLIANQFLHRLHFERPQLPAVSLCHDLTLAASLARHNLDDQYYARQLQMLAASGDLLLILADGQHDAAIDAAIQVARDKECTIAVLCPARPGWNGPAVDFKLELEADNTGELAETALLFGRLLCELVEHELFGI comes from the coding sequence ATGTCCCAAGCCAGGATCATGACTGCGGTTGCGCAGCATGTCGAACGAGTGACAAAAAGCTTTGAGCTGCAGTCCGAGGAGTTGGCCGGACTGGTCGAGCAGGTTGTCAACGGCTTCTATCAGGAACAGAAGCTGTTGCTGGCCGCTTCGGGCGTGCTTGGTGACGTGGCCAACCTGATCGCCAACCAGTTTCTTCACCGGCTCCATTTTGAACGGCCGCAGTTGCCGGCGGTTTCCCTCTGCCATGACCTGACCCTGGCGGCGTCCCTGGCCCGTCACAACCTGGATGACCAGTACTATGCCCGCCAGCTGCAGATGCTGGCCGCTTCCGGTGACCTGCTGTTGATCCTTGCCGACGGCCAGCACGACGCGGCCATCGATGCCGCGATTCAGGTGGCGCGTGACAAGGAGTGCACGATCGCCGTTCTCTGTCCGGCCCGGCCCGGCTGGAACGGCCCCGCGGTTGATTTCAAGCTTGAACTGGAAGCCGACAATACCGGTGAACTGGCAGAAACCGCTCTGCTTTTTGGCCGACTGTTGTGCGAACTGGTTGAACACGAACTGTTTGGAATCTGA